In a genomic window of Azospirillum baldaniorum:
- a CDS encoding tripartite tricarboxylate transporter TctB family protein, with product MTTGRSMRAGEAVLGGGLIALGGLIAVETMLTPSVGRAVVGPALFPYLISGGLVLVGLSLLREAFAGAVAHAEGLELDLWAVALVAAGLAVQFLLLDTLGWIPSTTILFAAVSRAFGGRRLMVNLAIGLALAAFTFVAFNYGLGLNLPEGSIVERLTSADAE from the coding sequence ATGACCACCGGTCGGAGCATGCGCGCCGGAGAGGCGGTGCTGGGCGGCGGGCTGATCGCCCTTGGGGGCTTGATCGCGGTCGAGACCATGCTGACCCCAAGCGTCGGCCGGGCGGTGGTCGGCCCCGCCTTGTTCCCCTACCTGATCTCGGGCGGCCTCGTCCTGGTCGGCCTGTCCCTGTTGCGCGAGGCCTTCGCCGGGGCCGTCGCCCACGCCGAAGGGCTGGAGCTGGACCTCTGGGCGGTGGCGCTGGTCGCGGCGGGGCTGGCCGTCCAGTTCCTGCTGCTCGACACGCTGGGCTGGATCCCCTCCACCACCATCCTGTTCGCCGCGGTCTCCCGCGCCTTCGGCGGCCGGCGGCTGATGGTCAATCTGGCCATCGGGCTGGCGCTCGCCGCCTTCACCTTCGTGGCCTTCAATTACGGGCTCGGCCTGAACCTGCCCGAGGGCAGCATCGTCGAACGGCTCACGTCAGCCGACGCCGAGTAA
- a CDS encoding tripartite tricarboxylate transporter permease: protein MDTLAALGHGFLVALTPYNLLWSAIGVTVGTAVGVLPGIGPALTVALLLPVTYGLEPTSAFIMFAGIYYGAMYGGSTTSILLNAPGESGSIVTAIDGHAMARQGRGAQALATAAIGSFIAGTIATAALTFVAPLMVKMALLFGPAEYFALMVLALTTVTAVLGSSLARGLASLFLGLALGLVGIDMQTGQARLAFGVPELLDGIDTVVVAVGLFAVGETLYVASRHRFETEEIYALKGSKWMSREDWARSWKPWLRGTLLGFPIGTLPAGGSEIPTFLSYLVEKRLAKKPEEFGKGAIEAVAGPEAANNASAAGVLAPLLSLGLPTSATAAIMLAAFQQYGLQPGPTLFDNNPELVWGMIASLYIGNVLLLVLNLPLVGFWVKLLLIPRPWLYAGILVFSSLGAYTLNNNVIDLVILWVIGLLGFGMRVLNVPVAPCVVGLILGPLAEQQFRRALAISQGDPSVFLTHPISAALLIIAALLVIGPMVLRYRSNGAAKGTGKNDNASPSGSHPAT from the coding sequence ATGGACACCCTTGCCGCCCTCGGCCACGGCTTCCTCGTGGCGTTGACCCCCTACAACCTTCTGTGGTCGGCGATCGGCGTGACCGTGGGAACCGCGGTCGGCGTGCTGCCCGGCATCGGCCCGGCGCTGACCGTGGCGCTGCTGCTGCCGGTCACCTACGGGCTGGAGCCGACCTCCGCCTTCATCATGTTCGCCGGCATCTATTACGGCGCGATGTACGGCGGCTCGACCACCTCGATCCTGCTGAACGCGCCGGGCGAGTCCGGCAGCATCGTCACCGCCATCGACGGCCACGCCATGGCCCGCCAGGGCCGCGGCGCCCAGGCGCTGGCGACCGCCGCCATCGGCTCCTTCATCGCCGGCACCATCGCCACCGCGGCGCTGACCTTCGTCGCCCCGCTGATGGTCAAGATGGCGCTGCTGTTCGGCCCGGCCGAGTATTTCGCGCTGATGGTGCTGGCGCTGACCACCGTGACCGCCGTGCTGGGCAGCTCGCTGGCCCGCGGTCTGGCCAGCCTGTTCCTCGGTCTGGCGCTGGGTCTGGTCGGCATCGACATGCAGACCGGTCAGGCGCGGCTGGCCTTCGGCGTTCCGGAGCTGCTCGACGGCATCGACACGGTGGTGGTCGCGGTCGGCCTGTTCGCGGTCGGCGAGACGCTCTACGTCGCCTCCCGGCACCGCTTCGAAACGGAGGAGATCTACGCGCTCAAGGGCTCCAAATGGATGAGCCGCGAGGACTGGGCGCGCTCCTGGAAGCCATGGCTGCGCGGCACGCTGCTGGGTTTCCCCATCGGCACCCTGCCGGCCGGCGGCAGCGAGATCCCGACCTTCCTGTCCTATCTGGTCGAGAAGCGTCTGGCGAAGAAGCCCGAGGAGTTCGGCAAGGGCGCCATCGAGGCCGTCGCCGGTCCGGAGGCCGCCAACAACGCGTCGGCCGCCGGCGTGCTGGCGCCGCTGCTCTCGCTCGGCCTGCCGACCTCGGCGACCGCCGCCATCATGCTGGCCGCCTTCCAGCAATACGGCCTGCAGCCCGGCCCGACGCTGTTCGACAACAACCCCGAGCTGGTCTGGGGCATGATCGCCAGCCTCTACATCGGCAACGTGCTGCTGCTGGTGCTGAACCTGCCGCTGGTCGGCTTCTGGGTGAAGCTGCTGCTGATCCCGCGGCCCTGGCTGTACGCCGGCATCCTGGTCTTCTCGTCGCTCGGCGCCTACACGCTGAACAACAACGTCATCGATCTGGTCATCCTGTGGGTGATCGGGCTGCTCGGCTTTGGCATGCGCGTGCTGAACGTGCCGGTGGCGCCCTGCGTGGTCGGGCTGATCCTGGGGCCGCTGGCCGAACAGCAGTTCCGCCGCGCGCTGGCGATCAGCCAGGGCGACCCGTCGGTCTTCCTGACCCACCCGATCTCGGCGGCCCTGCTGATCATCGCGGCCCTGCTGGTGATCGGCCCGATGGTCCTGCGCTACCGGAGCAATGGGGCGGCCAAGGGCACAGGCAAGAACGACAACGCCTCCCCGTCCGGCAGCCATCCCGCGACGTAA
- a CDS encoding Bug family tripartite tricarboxylate transporter substrate binding protein encodes MSLGNPAKGMLAAAVLAAAALFAAPASAEIKNLEIIAPANAGGGYDQHARAMQQVLQEHKLASSVQVVNIPGAGGTIGLSQFVTAKKRNPGLMISGLGMIGAILINKSPVSLDQVTPLARLTGEYQPIVVAADSPLKTLDDLVKKFKADPGSVSWGGFAVGSPDHILYGLLVKAIGGDVSKMNYIAAGAGGEMMASVLGGHITVATGGYNEMASQLQAGKLRALAISAPQRLPGIDVPTFKEQGVDVELVNWRAVMAPGNLKASEKQVLDDAVGAMVRTDEWKRIAEERGWIDLYLPPDRFAAFVKDERTRIEGVLMELGLVK; translated from the coding sequence ATGAGCCTCGGCAACCCCGCCAAGGGGATGCTGGCGGCGGCTGTGCTGGCCGCTGCCGCCCTGTTCGCCGCTCCCGCGTCCGCGGAGATCAAGAATCTGGAGATCATCGCCCCCGCCAACGCCGGCGGCGGCTATGACCAGCACGCGCGCGCCATGCAGCAGGTGCTTCAGGAGCACAAGCTGGCCTCCAGCGTCCAGGTGGTCAACATCCCGGGGGCCGGCGGCACCATCGGCCTCAGCCAGTTCGTCACCGCCAAGAAGCGCAACCCCGGCCTGATGATCTCCGGCCTCGGCATGATCGGGGCGATCCTGATCAACAAGTCGCCGGTGTCACTCGATCAGGTGACCCCGCTGGCCCGCCTGACCGGCGAGTACCAGCCCATCGTCGTCGCCGCTGACTCGCCGCTGAAGACGCTCGACGACCTCGTGAAGAAGTTCAAGGCCGATCCCGGTTCGGTCTCGTGGGGCGGCTTCGCCGTCGGCAGCCCCGACCACATCCTCTACGGGCTGCTGGTCAAGGCGATCGGCGGTGACGTGTCCAAGATGAACTACATCGCCGCTGGTGCCGGCGGCGAGATGATGGCCTCGGTGCTCGGCGGCCACATCACCGTGGCGACCGGCGGCTACAACGAGATGGCCTCGCAGCTCCAGGCCGGAAAGCTGCGCGCCCTGGCGATCTCCGCCCCGCAGCGCCTTCCCGGCATCGACGTCCCAACCTTCAAGGAGCAGGGCGTGGATGTCGAGCTGGTGAACTGGCGCGCCGTGATGGCGCCGGGCAACCTGAAGGCGTCGGAGAAGCAGGTCCTGGACGACGCGGTCGGCGCCATGGTCCGCACCGACGAGTGGAAGCGCATCGCCGAGGAGCGCGGCTGGATCGACCTCTACCTGCCGCCCGACCGGTTCGCCGCCTTCGTGAAGGACGAGCGGACGCGGATCGAAGGCGTTCTGATGGAACTCGGCCTCGTCAAGTGA
- a CDS encoding Bug family tripartite tricarboxylate transporter substrate binding protein produces the protein MTIRMPGAVKGVLTAAVLATAALAATPSLAEIKGLEIIAPASPGGGWDQHARTLQQVLQDQKLASGIQVVNIPGAGGTVGLAQFVTAKKRSPTILVGGQIMLGAIVTNKSAVTLDQVTPLARLTGEYTAIVVPPESPIKTFDDLIKKFKADPGSVSWGGGSAGGSDQILAGLIAKAVGVDPNKVNYVATAGGGELLASALGGHVTLGMGGYSEFAPQFQAGKLRAIAVSAPQRLPGSDTPTLKEQGVDLEFVNWRGVFAQSSAKPAELKELQEAVAKAVASDEWKQAVKQRGWIDLYQPSAEFASFLKQERAQIEGTLKDIGLVK, from the coding sequence ATGACCATCCGCATGCCGGGCGCCGTGAAGGGCGTCCTGACCGCCGCCGTCCTCGCCACGGCCGCCCTCGCCGCCACCCCGTCGCTGGCCGAGATCAAGGGGCTGGAGATCATCGCCCCGGCCAGCCCCGGCGGCGGCTGGGACCAGCACGCCCGCACCCTCCAGCAGGTTCTCCAGGACCAGAAGCTGGCGTCGGGCATCCAGGTCGTGAACATCCCCGGCGCCGGCGGCACGGTCGGCCTCGCCCAGTTCGTCACCGCCAAGAAGCGCTCGCCGACGATCCTGGTCGGCGGCCAGATCATGCTGGGCGCCATCGTCACCAACAAGTCGGCGGTGACGCTCGATCAGGTGACCCCGCTGGCCCGCCTGACCGGCGAATACACCGCCATCGTCGTCCCGCCGGAATCTCCCATCAAGACCTTCGACGACCTGATCAAGAAGTTCAAGGCGGACCCCGGTTCGGTCTCCTGGGGCGGCGGCTCGGCGGGCGGCAGCGACCAGATCCTGGCCGGGCTGATCGCCAAGGCGGTCGGCGTCGATCCCAACAAGGTCAACTACGTCGCCACCGCGGGCGGCGGCGAGCTGCTGGCCTCGGCGCTCGGCGGCCATGTGACGCTCGGCATGGGCGGCTACAGCGAGTTCGCCCCGCAGTTCCAGGCGGGCAAGCTGCGCGCCATCGCCGTCTCCGCCCCGCAGCGCCTGCCGGGCTCCGACACGCCGACCCTCAAGGAGCAGGGCGTCGACCTGGAGTTCGTGAACTGGCGCGGCGTCTTCGCCCAGTCCTCCGCCAAGCCGGCCGAGCTGAAGGAACTCCAGGAGGCCGTCGCCAAGGCCGTCGCCAGCGACGAGTGGAAGCAGGCGGTGAAGCAGCGCGGCTGGATCGACCTCTACCAGCCCTCCGCCGAGTTCGCCTCCTTCCTGAAGCAGGAGCGTGCGCAGATCGAAGGCACGCTGAAGGACATCGGCCTCGTGAAGTAA